In one window of Gemmatimonadota bacterium DNA:
- a CDS encoding YtxH domain-containing protein, with the protein MREDRERRPRPADDDEDGPGGPTRDRSSFLTGLVIGAAVGAGLALLFAPASGEETRRIVRKRGRALARDAREGVEALRAGAGRTLREKKEALRERLAQGLDDLGEELGV; encoded by the coding sequence ATGCGTGAGGACCGTGAACGCCGCCCCAGGCCGGCGGACGACGACGAGGATGGCCCCGGCGGCCCGACCCGCGACCGCTCCAGCTTCCTGACCGGCCTGGTGATCGGCGCCGCCGTCGGCGCGGGCCTGGCGCTGCTGTTCGCCCCGGCCTCGGGCGAGGAGACCCGGCGGATCGTCCGCAAGCGCGGCCGGGCCCTGGCCCGGGATGCCCGGGAGGGGGTCGAGGCGCTCCGCGCCGGGGCCGGCCGGACCCTGCGCGAAAAGAAGGAAGCCCTGCGCGAGCGGCTCGCGCAGGGCCTCGACGACCTGGGCGAGGAGCTGGGCGTCTAG
- a CDS encoding GAF domain-containing protein, producing MTVQAVLSDEVERLQTRVRELEHERKHLLAIIEILQELAGSLHFVDIMQSIARRLGEAFGLDRSSIFLAERDGRTARLVASFEDPSIRNYVVDLDRYPELRRALTDGETVYIPDVELDPTMAHLKGAFDTRKVRAITVVPITWRGVSIGAILLRTFRDGPAFSEADVRFCQVVASLTAKALRNAHRFEKLQQRVGDTSSRAVERERVALVGFLRRLLDEFASREGPWSEGVLAKASAEEIERLVGVALTVLQQEAAAR from the coding sequence ATGACCGTTCAGGCTGTCCTGTCCGACGAGGTGGAGCGCCTCCAGACCCGGGTCCGGGAGCTGGAACACGAGCGGAAGCACCTGCTCGCCATCATCGAGATCCTGCAGGAGCTGGCCGGCTCGCTGCACTTCGTGGACATCATGCAGTCGATCGCGCGGCGGCTGGGGGAGGCGTTCGGGCTGGACCGGTCGTCCATCTTCCTGGCCGAGCGCGACGGCCGGACGGCGCGGCTGGTGGCCAGCTTCGAGGACCCGAGCATCCGGAACTACGTGGTCGACCTCGACCGCTACCCGGAGCTCCGCCGGGCGCTCACCGATGGCGAGACGGTCTACATCCCCGACGTGGAACTGGACCCGACGATGGCGCACCTCAAGGGCGCCTTCGACACCCGCAAGGTCCGGGCGATCACCGTGGTGCCGATCACCTGGCGCGGCGTCTCGATCGGCGCGATCCTGCTGCGCACCTTCCGGGACGGCCCGGCCTTCTCGGAGGCCGACGTGCGCTTCTGCCAGGTGGTGGCCAGCCTGACGGCCAAGGCGCTCCGCAACGCCCACCGCTTCGAGAAGCTGCAGCAGCGGGTGGGCGACACCAGCAGCCGGGCGGTGGAACGGGAGCGGGTGGCGCTGGTGGGCTTCCTGCGCCGGCTGCTGGACGAGTTCGCCTCGCGGGAGGGGCCGTGGAGCGAGGGGGTGCTCGCCAAGGCGAGCGCGGAGGAGATCGAGCGGCTGGTCGGCGTGGCGCTGACCGTGCTGCAGCAGGAGGCCGCGGCGCGGTAG
- the ligA gene encoding NAD-dependent DNA ligase LigA, translating into MTPAEQAARLRARIDRANHAYYVLDAPEVPDAEYDRWMVELRALEEAHPALRVPDSPTQRVGAEPAAALRKHTHLRPMMSLANAFTPEELTAWEDRNARITEDARAGGYTTEVKIDGSAVSLTYRDGRLESGATRGNGRVGELITENLKTLPDVPLRLAGVSWPALMEIRGEVYLPRQAFERLNREREQAGEPLYANPRNTAAGSLKLLDPKVTRRRRLRMYAFHVEVIDGTLPARSQWEILEQLAGWGFPVEPHRARHADLASVHAAVAALHAELRALPFDADGVVVKIDRLALHTELGSVSDREPRWAIARKFAPEVAVTRLLDIQLNVGRTGALNPWAVLAPVEVGGVTVSSATLHNEDLIEAKDLRIGDWVEVIRAGEVIPQVVGPLPARRDGTERPFRMPAECPRCATPVLRDAEEAVRYCPNPACPGRVLEGIVHFASRDAMDIRGLGYERVRQLLDEGLIRDVADLYDLGTDQLVALDRFAEQSAGQLVTSIAASKSRPLALVLFGLGIRHVGKTVAQVLARRFGTMEALARATLEEVEAVPGVGPTIAAAVVEFFAADDSGRLVARLAAAGLSLTEPRAVAAGGPLAGKAYVLTGTLPTLSRQAATELIEQAGGRVTGSVSKKTDAVVAGDDAGSKLEKARTLGIEIISEAELLRRAGG; encoded by the coding sequence ATGACCCCCGCCGAACAGGCCGCGCGGCTGCGTGCGCGGATCGACCGCGCCAACCACGCCTACTACGTCCTCGACGCGCCGGAGGTCCCGGACGCCGAGTACGATCGCTGGATGGTGGAGCTGCGGGCGCTCGAGGAGGCCCACCCCGCGCTCCGCGTCCCGGACAGTCCCACCCAGCGGGTCGGGGCCGAGCCCGCCGCGGCCCTCCGCAAGCACACCCACCTGCGCCCGATGATGTCGCTGGCCAACGCCTTCACGCCCGAGGAGCTCACGGCGTGGGAGGACCGCAACGCGCGCATCACCGAGGATGCCCGGGCGGGCGGCTACACCACCGAGGTGAAGATCGACGGCTCGGCGGTGAGCCTGACGTACCGCGACGGGCGGCTGGAGAGCGGGGCCACCCGCGGCAACGGCCGGGTGGGCGAACTCATCACCGAGAACCTGAAAACGCTCCCCGATGTCCCGCTCCGGCTGGCGGGCGTGTCCTGGCCGGCGCTGATGGAGATCCGGGGCGAGGTCTACCTCCCGCGCCAGGCGTTCGAGCGGCTCAACCGGGAGCGGGAACAGGCGGGCGAGCCGCTCTACGCCAATCCACGCAACACCGCCGCGGGCAGCCTCAAGCTGCTCGACCCGAAGGTCACCCGCCGCCGCCGGCTCCGGATGTACGCCTTCCACGTGGAGGTGATCGACGGGACGCTCCCCGCACGCAGCCAGTGGGAGATCCTGGAGCAGCTGGCCGGCTGGGGATTCCCGGTGGAGCCGCACCGGGCGCGGCACGCGGACCTCGCCTCGGTGCACGCGGCGGTGGCCGCCCTGCACGCCGAGCTGCGCGCCCTGCCCTTCGACGCTGACGGGGTGGTGGTGAAGATCGACCGGCTGGCGCTGCACACCGAGCTGGGCAGCGTGAGCGACCGGGAGCCGCGCTGGGCGATCGCGCGGAAGTTCGCCCCGGAGGTGGCGGTCACCCGGCTGCTCGACATCCAGCTCAACGTGGGCCGGACCGGGGCGCTCAACCCCTGGGCGGTGCTCGCGCCGGTGGAGGTGGGGGGCGTGACGGTGTCGAGCGCCACGCTCCACAACGAGGACCTGATCGAGGCCAAGGACCTCCGGATCGGTGACTGGGTGGAGGTCATCCGCGCCGGCGAGGTGATCCCGCAGGTGGTGGGGCCGCTGCCGGCGCGGCGGGACGGCACCGAACGGCCCTTCCGCATGCCGGCGGAGTGCCCGCGCTGTGCCACCCCGGTGCTGCGGGATGCGGAGGAGGCCGTCCGCTACTGCCCCAATCCCGCCTGCCCGGGCCGGGTGCTCGAGGGCATCGTCCACTTCGCCTCCCGCGACGCGATGGACATCCGGGGCCTGGGCTACGAGCGGGTGCGGCAGCTGCTGGACGAGGGGCTCATCCGCGACGTGGCCGACCTCTACGACCTCGGGACGGACCAGCTGGTGGCGCTGGACCGCTTCGCCGAGCAGTCAGCCGGGCAGCTGGTCACGTCCATCGCCGCCTCGAAGTCCCGGCCGCTGGCGCTGGTGCTGTTCGGGCTCGGGATCCGGCATGTGGGGAAGACGGTGGCCCAGGTGCTGGCCCGCCGGTTCGGCACGATGGAGGCGCTGGCCCGCGCCACGCTCGAAGAGGTGGAGGCGGTGCCGGGAGTGGGCCCGACGATCGCGGCGGCGGTGGTGGAGTTCTTCGCGGCCGACGACAGCGGCCGGCTGGTGGCGCGCCTCGCGGCGGCGGGGCTCTCCCTCACGGAGCCCCGTGCCGTGGCGGCCGGTGGCCCCCTCGCGGGCAAGGCCTACGTGCTGACCGGCACACTGCCTACCCTGTCGCGGCAGGCGGCCACCGAGCTGATCGAGCAGGCGGGGGGGCGGGTGACGGGCAGCGTGAGCAAGAAGACCGACGCGGTGGTGGCCGGCGACGACGCCGGCAGCAAGCTGGAGAAGGCCCGCACCCTGGGCATCGAGATCATCAGTGAGGCGGAGCTCCTCCGCCGCGCCGGGGGATAG
- a CDS encoding TldD/PmbA family protein has product MILPLLERAARRAALADAVHKTDETTTVTFVDGCPVGARTTLYQGVNLRVVSEGRAGTAGSVVEDPDDLLDRALASAALGEPTSLSLPRQAALPAVVTHVPRAAAATLAELADLGHLVRDRLGSERVNLGLTIERSLGQVRVANTAGLDAEYDVSLVVFAVQAARQQEGRRLVVEAALAGADLPSLTDLELLVAMLRQRFAWAERNAEAPMGRQRVGFLPTALPPLLAAVEQALVGKAALHGGSPLARQRGARAYSELLTLVDDPLLDGRPGSRPLDDEGVTSRRLPLVEAGQVAGIIYDLETAGRVGATPTGHGRRSTFAKPQAACTNLVLEAGAASWDDILATIGDGLVVEQLRPGTHADMMGGTFALPAALAWRVQGGEIVGLVPEVTVAGNVHDLLARLLAVGRDLMWVGSRAMPPVVVDGVSVF; this is encoded by the coding sequence ATGATCCTCCCCCTCCTCGAACGCGCCGCCCGCCGCGCGGCGCTCGCCGATGCGGTCCACAAGACCGACGAGACCACCACGGTGACCTTCGTCGATGGGTGTCCCGTCGGGGCCCGCACCACCCTGTACCAGGGGGTGAACCTCCGCGTGGTGAGCGAGGGGCGGGCCGGCACCGCCGGCAGCGTGGTGGAGGATCCCGACGACCTGCTCGATCGCGCGCTCGCCTCGGCCGCGCTCGGCGAACCCACCAGCCTCAGCCTGCCGCGCCAGGCCGCGCTCCCCGCGGTGGTCACCCACGTCCCGCGCGCCGCCGCCGCCACCCTCGCCGAGCTGGCCGACCTGGGGCACTTGGTCCGTGACCGCCTCGGCAGCGAGCGGGTGAACCTCGGGCTCACCATCGAGCGCTCCCTGGGCCAGGTGCGGGTGGCCAACACCGCCGGTCTCGATGCAGAGTACGATGTCTCGCTCGTCGTCTTCGCGGTCCAGGCGGCGCGGCAGCAGGAGGGCCGCCGCCTGGTCGTCGAGGCGGCCCTCGCCGGCGCCGACCTGCCCTCGCTGACCGATCTCGAGCTGCTGGTGGCCATGCTGCGGCAGCGCTTTGCCTGGGCGGAACGGAATGCCGAGGCCCCCATGGGCCGGCAGCGCGTGGGCTTCCTCCCGACGGCCCTGCCGCCGCTCCTGGCGGCGGTGGAACAGGCGCTGGTGGGCAAGGCGGCGCTGCACGGCGGCTCCCCACTCGCGCGCCAGCGCGGGGCCCGGGCCTACAGCGAGCTCCTCACCCTGGTCGACGATCCGCTCCTCGACGGCCGTCCCGGTTCCCGCCCGCTCGACGACGAGGGCGTCACCAGCCGCCGCCTGCCCCTGGTCGAGGCGGGGCAGGTGGCCGGGATCATCTATGATCTCGAGACGGCGGGGCGGGTGGGCGCCACGCCCACGGGTCACGGACGGCGGAGCACCTTCGCCAAGCCGCAGGCCGCCTGCACCAACCTGGTCCTCGAGGCGGGGGCCGCCAGCTGGGACGACATCCTCGCGACGATCGGTGACGGCCTGGTGGTGGAGCAGCTCCGGCCGGGCACCCATGCCGACATGATGGGTGGCACGTTTGCGCTGCCGGCGGCGCTCGCGTGGCGGGTGCAGGGGGGCGAGATCGTGGGGCTGGTCCCGGAGGTCACGGTGGCCGGCAACGTGCACGACCTGCTGGCCCGCCTGCTGGCGGTGGGCCGGGACCTGATGTGGGTGGGGAGCCGCGCCATGCCGCCCGTGGTGGTGGACGGCGTGTCAGTGTTCTAG
- a CDS encoding TldD/PmbA family protein, translating into MNDRLAEALRAARADFTEIRLERTWASAVAYRGSRLEGATTAREVGGMVRCLNHGKGWGVASFTGLDQLGAMVARAHELSLALPVDAPIRLAEIPVRVADHPADLDGDVREVPLAEKRQLLERLNQEMLASDRRIVDARASYEDRVTERWIATSAGVMVSDRRPEVRLAAGAIAREDSFLERAFESWAVRGGWRAVQETDHLFRTAARRAIALLNAPRVQAGSYPVVLDPRCIAALLHQTVGHLSEADTLAARPDLHQLMPPGRRIGSDLLTIGDDGSATSLPGSLAFDDEGALTQHTLLVQHGVVVGRLHTRETAGRAGTRPTGNARAPSFRQVPTARLTNTYLTNGQGTLDDLIRPIRHGIYCCDAMGGNVHHGRFTLTTGYGQVIRDGRLAETVRPLVLQGDVTETLLRLDAIAGDFRWNLQATGCGQPPAGRITVADGAPHVRFEQMTVGGESA; encoded by the coding sequence GTGAACGACCGGCTGGCCGAGGCGCTCCGCGCCGCCCGCGCGGACTTCACCGAGATCCGGCTCGAGCGCACCTGGGCGAGCGCCGTGGCCTACCGCGGCAGCCGGCTGGAGGGGGCCACCACCGCGCGCGAGGTGGGCGGCATGGTCCGCTGCCTCAATCACGGCAAGGGCTGGGGTGTCGCGAGCTTCACCGGCCTCGACCAGCTCGGCGCCATGGTGGCCCGGGCCCATGAGCTCTCGCTGGCCCTGCCCGTCGACGCGCCGATCCGCCTGGCCGAGATCCCGGTCCGCGTGGCCGACCATCCCGCCGACCTCGATGGCGACGTCCGCGAGGTCCCCCTCGCCGAGAAGCGCCAGCTGCTCGAGCGGCTCAACCAGGAGATGCTCGCCAGCGACCGGCGCATCGTCGACGCCCGCGCCTCCTACGAGGACCGGGTCACCGAACGCTGGATCGCCACCTCCGCCGGCGTGATGGTCTCTGACCGCCGCCCCGAGGTCCGGCTCGCCGCCGGCGCCATCGCGCGCGAGGACAGCTTCCTGGAGCGGGCCTTCGAGTCGTGGGCGGTGCGGGGCGGCTGGCGGGCGGTGCAGGAGACCGACCACCTCTTCCGCACCGCCGCCCGTCGCGCCATCGCCCTCCTCAACGCGCCCCGGGTCCAGGCCGGCAGCTATCCCGTGGTCCTCGACCCCCGGTGCATCGCCGCCCTGCTGCACCAGACGGTTGGCCACCTGAGCGAGGCCGACACCCTCGCCGCCCGGCCGGACCTGCACCAGCTCATGCCCCCCGGGCGCCGGATCGGCTCCGACCTCCTCACCATCGGTGATGACGGCAGCGCCACCAGCCTGCCGGGCTCGCTCGCCTTCGACGACGAGGGCGCGCTCACCCAGCACACCCTGCTGGTGCAGCACGGCGTGGTGGTGGGCCGGCTGCACACCCGCGAGACCGCCGGCCGCGCCGGGACCCGCCCCACCGGGAACGCCCGCGCCCCGTCGTTCCGCCAGGTCCCGACCGCCCGCCTCACCAACACCTACCTCACCAACGGGCAGGGCACCCTCGACGACCTGATCCGCCCCATCCGGCACGGGATCTACTGCTGCGACGCCATGGGTGGCAACGTGCACCACGGCCGCTTCACCCTCACCACCGGGTACGGCCAGGTGATCCGCGACGGCCGCCTGGCGGAGACCGTGCGGCCCCTCGTGCTCCAGGGCGATGTCACCGAGACGCTGCTGCGGCTGGATGCCATCGCCGGCGACTTCCGGTGGAACCTGCAGGCCACGGGCTGCGGCCAGCCGCCGGCCGGCCGGATCACCGTGGCCGACGGCGCCCCGCACGTCCGGTTCGAGCAGATGACGGTCGGGGGCGAGAGCGCATGA
- a CDS encoding phosphoribosyltransferase, which produces MPQPRGVLEVDWPFFGEICRALALKVVRDFEPEVVLGIAKAGVIPGVVVASILQVEFASMAVTRQDAGGEPILVTGPPPSIRGRRVLLVDETCDTGSTIKLALNEVRALKPKEVRTAVSFKTGGYTPDFHAFATEHLIILPWDREIIADGELVTRPDYVQWLKGNPAG; this is translated from the coding sequence GTGCCCCAGCCTCGCGGTGTCCTCGAGGTGGACTGGCCCTTCTTCGGCGAGATCTGCCGGGCCCTCGCCCTCAAGGTGGTGCGCGACTTCGAGCCCGAGGTGGTGCTCGGCATCGCCAAGGCCGGGGTCATCCCCGGCGTGGTGGTCGCCTCCATCCTGCAGGTGGAGTTCGCGTCCATGGCCGTCACCCGCCAGGACGCCGGCGGCGAGCCCATCCTGGTCACCGGGCCGCCGCCCAGTATCCGCGGCCGCCGCGTGCTCCTGGTGGACGAGACCTGCGATACCGGCTCCACCATCAAGCTCGCGCTGAACGAAGTGCGCGCCCTCAAGCCGAAGGAAGTGCGCACCGCGGTCTCGTTCAAGACCGGGGGCTACACGCCCGATTTCCACGCCTTCGCCACCGAGCACCTGATCATCCTTCCCTGGGACCGCGAGATCATCGCCGACGGCGAGCTGGTGACCCGGCCCGACTACGTCCAGTGGCTCAAGGGGAATCCGGCGGGGTGA
- a CDS encoding tetratricopeptide repeat protein, translating to MSFWRRLLGGGPTEGLKPQRLDYLNEALALERQGDFEAALTSYRLALRDNPNDPRILQNMAIAFTKTGQQEEAIRHYRRAIGLDDTLVGAHYGLAFRLKERGEFQEAAEHLRKFLARPPRGPDADRWVRHAEDTLREIESTPDRAPE from the coding sequence ATGAGTTTCTGGCGTCGGTTGCTCGGCGGCGGCCCGACCGAAGGGCTGAAACCGCAACGGCTCGACTACCTCAATGAAGCGCTGGCCCTCGAGCGGCAGGGTGATTTCGAGGCAGCGCTGACCTCCTATCGGCTGGCGCTGCGGGACAATCCCAACGACCCGCGGATCCTGCAGAACATGGCCATCGCGTTCACCAAGACCGGCCAGCAGGAAGAGGCGATCCGGCACTACCGGCGCGCCATCGGGCTGGACGACACGCTGGTGGGCGCGCACTACGGCCTGGCGTTCCGGCTCAAGGAGCGGGGGGAGTTCCAGGAGGCGGCGGAGCACCTGCGGAAGTTCCTGGCGCGGCCCCCGAGGGGGCCCGACGCCGACCGCTGGGTGCGGCACGCCGAGGACACCCTCAGGGAGATCGAGTCGACGCCGGACCGGGCCCCCGAATGA
- a CDS encoding long-chain fatty acid--CoA ligase, with amino-acid sequence MATPRTLNELFFGSLDRFGTRPVVLRAKRGGAWRDIGYAEVTDTVRCLAAGLRELGVVAGSNVAILSENRPEWAFVDFACLTARCADVPIYPTLPAGQISYILRDSGAVAVFVSSKAQLEKILSIRQPDVTPALRHIIAMDDDATGPGVMPFADLVARGRAALGKYPRWREEALEASPDDLATLIYTSGTTGDPKGVMLTHGNLTSNVVGGLQYLDLRTEDSCLSFLPLSHVFERMAGHYCMWQSGAVITYAQSVDTVSADLVEVRPTVVLSVPRLYEKIYAKVVEGAAASPLKKRIFDWCRAAGEAWAETVLAGQPVPFALGVKKALADKLVFSKLVARTGGRLRYFVSGGAPLSAEIAKFFFAAGLPIYEGYGLTETSPVISVNSRTHVKLGAVGRPIPGVEVTIAADGEILTRGPHVMKGYYNKPQATAEAIDTGGWFHTGDIGLIDGDGFLKITDRKKDIIVTAGGKNIAPQPIEGRVKTNKFIVNAVMIGDKRKFPILLVVPNLDALREWAASEGRTYPDDAALVASKESVEKIEREVKKSLRDLAQFEMPKKVVLIQNDFSIESGELTPTLKVKRRVVEKNYNAAIEAAYADRSGATTEH; translated from the coding sequence ATGGCCACGCCCCGCACCCTGAACGAGCTCTTCTTCGGAAGCCTCGACCGCTTCGGCACGCGCCCCGTCGTCCTCCGCGCCAAGCGCGGCGGGGCGTGGCGGGACATCGGCTACGCCGAGGTCACGGACACGGTCCGGTGCCTCGCCGCCGGCCTGCGGGAACTCGGGGTGGTCGCCGGGAGCAACGTCGCGATCCTCAGCGAGAACCGGCCGGAGTGGGCCTTCGTCGACTTCGCCTGCCTCACGGCCCGCTGCGCCGACGTGCCGATCTACCCCACGCTGCCCGCGGGGCAGATCAGCTACATCCTGCGCGACTCGGGGGCGGTGGCCGTCTTCGTGTCGAGCAAGGCACAGCTCGAGAAGATCCTCTCCATCCGCCAGCCCGACGTCACCCCCGCGCTGCGGCACATCATCGCGATGGATGATGACGCCACGGGCCCGGGCGTCATGCCCTTCGCCGACCTGGTGGCCCGCGGCCGCGCCGCCCTGGGCAAGTACCCGCGGTGGCGGGAGGAGGCGCTCGAGGCCAGCCCGGACGACCTCGCGACGCTCATCTACACCTCGGGCACCACCGGCGACCCGAAGGGCGTGATGCTCACCCACGGGAACCTCACCAGCAACGTGGTGGGCGGCCTGCAGTACCTCGACCTCCGCACCGAGGACTCCTGCCTGTCCTTCCTGCCGCTGTCCCACGTCTTCGAGCGGATGGCGGGACACTACTGCATGTGGCAGTCGGGGGCGGTGATCACCTACGCCCAGAGCGTGGACACCGTCTCCGCCGACCTGGTCGAGGTGCGGCCCACGGTGGTGCTGTCGGTGCCGCGGCTGTACGAGAAGATCTACGCCAAGGTGGTCGAGGGGGCCGCGGCCTCCCCGCTCAAGAAGCGGATCTTCGACTGGTGCCGGGCGGCGGGCGAGGCGTGGGCGGAGACCGTGCTCGCGGGCCAGCCGGTGCCGTTTGCGCTCGGCGTGAAGAAGGCGCTGGCCGACAAGCTGGTGTTCTCCAAGCTGGTGGCGCGCACCGGCGGGCGGCTGCGGTACTTCGTCTCGGGCGGCGCGCCGCTCTCGGCGGAGATCGCCAAGTTCTTCTTTGCCGCCGGGCTGCCGATCTACGAGGGGTACGGCCTGACGGAGACCTCGCCGGTCATCTCGGTGAACTCCCGCACCCACGTGAAGCTGGGCGCGGTGGGCCGGCCCATCCCCGGGGTGGAGGTGACGATTGCCGCGGACGGCGAGATCCTCACCCGCGGCCCCCACGTGATGAAGGGCTACTACAACAAGCCCCAGGCCACCGCCGAGGCCATCGACACGGGGGGCTGGTTCCACACCGGCGACATCGGCCTGATCGACGGGGACGGCTTCCTCAAGATCACCGACCGCAAGAAGGACATCATCGTCACGGCGGGGGGCAAGAACATCGCCCCGCAGCCGATCGAGGGCCGGGTCAAGACCAACAAGTTCATCGTGAACGCGGTGATGATCGGGGACAAGCGGAAGTTCCCCATCCTGCTCGTGGTGCCGAACCTCGACGCGCTGCGGGAGTGGGCGGCGAGCGAGGGGCGGACCTACCCCGACGATGCCGCGCTGGTGGCCAGCAAGGAGTCGGTGGAGAAGATCGAGCGGGAGGTCAAGAAGTCGCTGCGCGACCTGGCGCAGTTCGAGATGCCGAAGAAGGTGGTGCTGATCCAGAACGACTTCTCGATCGAGTCGGGGGAGCTCACCCCCACGCTCAAGGTGAAGCGCCGGGTGGTGGAGAAGAACTACAACGCCGCCATCGAGGCCGCCTACGCCGACCGCAGCGGGGCCACCACCGAGCACTGA